A genomic segment from Saimiri boliviensis isolate mSaiBol1 chromosome 14, mSaiBol1.pri, whole genome shotgun sequence encodes:
- the CD177 gene encoding CD177 antigen isoform X1, translating to MLETEASVHRQTSIPGPASPSISQQEDGAGHRRVMSPVFLLVLVGVTFPLPGVQALVCQLGTIERVWNVSDLPLRWTPKETICPSGWGCQDTLVLIESGPHVNMVLSKGCTQAGDQEPRVTEHRMGPGLSVISYTHVCRQDDHCNDLVTSAPLWAPPPPADPGSLRCPVCLSPEVCLESTEEICPRGSTDCYDGLLRFTGGGISSNLRVQGCMTQPGCNLLNGTREVGPVSMTETCGPMQHQEPQHQSPERDFLICYRGLTIQARENLSQVPTEWTAATTETCEAGQVCQETLLLVDVGLTSTLVGSKRCSTAGAKDSQKTSIHSRRPGVLVASYSHFCTSNLCNGADSSSVLLNSLPPQAAPVPGDRQCPTCVQSLGTCSSHSPKMTCPRGADHCYDGYIRLSGGGLTTTMSIQGCVAQPFGSLLNHIRQIGVFSVREKIDEQFPINKPQEGGAGALESLTWGLGLALALALWWGTLCPSC from the exons CAAGAAGACGGTGCCGGCCACAGACGAGTCATGAGTCCGGTCTTCCTGCTGGTCCTTGTGGGGGTTACCTTCCCACTGCCAG GAGTGCAGGCGCTGGTCTGCCAGCTGGGGACGATTGAGCGTGTTTGGAATGTATCCGACCTGCCCCTGCGTTGGACCCCTAAGGAGACCATCTGCCCCAGCGGCTGGGGGTGCCAGGACACGCTGGTGTTGATAGAGAGCG GACCCCACGTGAACATGGTGCTCTCCAAGGGCTGCACTCAGGCCGGGGACCAGGAGCCCCGCGTTACGGAGCACCGGATGGGCCCCGGCCTCTCCGTGATCTCCTACACCCACGTGTGCCGCCAGGATGACCACTGCAACGACCTGGTCACCTCTGCCCCGCTCTGGGCCCCACCGCCGCCAGCAG ACCCAGGGTCCTTGAGGTGCCCAGTCTGCTTGTCTCCAGAAGTCTGTCTGGAGAGTACAGAAGAGATCTGCCCCAGAGGAAGCACAGACTGCTATGATGGACTCCTCAGGTTCACGGGAG GGGGCATCTCCTCCAATCTGAGAGTCCAGGGATGCATGACCCAGCCAGGCTGCAACCTGCTCAATGGGACCCGGGAAGTTGGGCCCGTGAGTATGACTGAGACCTGCGGTCCCATGCAGCATCAAGAGCCACAGCACCAAAGCCCGGAGAGAG ATTTTCTGATCTGCTATCGGGGCCTCACCATCCAGGCGAGGGAGAACTTGAGCCAAGTACCCACTGAATGGACCGCAGCTACCACGGAGACTTGTGAGGCTGGGCAGGTGTGCCAGGAGACGCTGCTGCTGGTAGATGTAG GACTCACATCAACCCTGGTGGGGAGCAAACGCTGCAGCACTGCTGGGGCTAAGGATTCCCAGAAGACCTCCATCCACTCACGCCGTCCTGGGGTGCTCGTGGCCTCCTATTCCCACTTCTGCACCTCCAACCTGTGCAATGGAGCCGACAGCAGCAGCGTCCTGCTGAACTCTCTCCCTCCTCAAG CTGCCCCTGTCCCAGGAGACCGGCAGTGTCCTACCTGTGTACAGTCCTTGGGAACCTGCTCATCTCACTCCCCCAAAATGACCTGCCCTAGGGGCGCTGATCATTGTTACGATGGGTACATTCGTCTCTCAGGAG GTGGGTTGACCACTACAATGAGCATTCAGGGCTGTGTGGCCCAACCTTTCGGCTCCTTGTTGAACCACATCAGGCAAATCGGGGTCTTCTCTGTGCGTGAGAAGATCGATGAGCAGTTTCCTATCAATAAGCCCCAGGAAGGTGGGGCGGGGGCCCTGGAGTCTCTCAcatgggggctggggctggcactGGCCCTGGCGCTGTGGTGGGGGACGCTTTGTCCTTCCTGCTAA
- the CD177 gene encoding CD177 antigen isoform X2, translating into MSPVFLLVLVGVTFPLPGVQALVCQLGTIERVWNVSDLPLRWTPKETICPSGWGCQDTLVLIESGPHVNMVLSKGCTQAGDQEPRVTEHRMGPGLSVISYTHVCRQDDHCNDLVTSAPLWAPPPPADPGSLRCPVCLSPEVCLESTEEICPRGSTDCYDGLLRFTGGGISSNLRVQGCMTQPGCNLLNGTREVGPVSMTETCGPMQHQEPQHQSPERDFLICYRGLTIQARENLSQVPTEWTAATTETCEAGQVCQETLLLVDVGLTSTLVGSKRCSTAGAKDSQKTSIHSRRPGVLVASYSHFCTSNLCNGADSSSVLLNSLPPQAAPVPGDRQCPTCVQSLGTCSSHSPKMTCPRGADHCYDGYIRLSGGGLTTTMSIQGCVAQPFGSLLNHIRQIGVFSVREKIDEQFPINKPQEGGAGALESLTWGLGLALALALWWGTLCPSC; encoded by the exons ATGAGTCCGGTCTTCCTGCTGGTCCTTGTGGGGGTTACCTTCCCACTGCCAG GAGTGCAGGCGCTGGTCTGCCAGCTGGGGACGATTGAGCGTGTTTGGAATGTATCCGACCTGCCCCTGCGTTGGACCCCTAAGGAGACCATCTGCCCCAGCGGCTGGGGGTGCCAGGACACGCTGGTGTTGATAGAGAGCG GACCCCACGTGAACATGGTGCTCTCCAAGGGCTGCACTCAGGCCGGGGACCAGGAGCCCCGCGTTACGGAGCACCGGATGGGCCCCGGCCTCTCCGTGATCTCCTACACCCACGTGTGCCGCCAGGATGACCACTGCAACGACCTGGTCACCTCTGCCCCGCTCTGGGCCCCACCGCCGCCAGCAG ACCCAGGGTCCTTGAGGTGCCCAGTCTGCTTGTCTCCAGAAGTCTGTCTGGAGAGTACAGAAGAGATCTGCCCCAGAGGAAGCACAGACTGCTATGATGGACTCCTCAGGTTCACGGGAG GGGGCATCTCCTCCAATCTGAGAGTCCAGGGATGCATGACCCAGCCAGGCTGCAACCTGCTCAATGGGACCCGGGAAGTTGGGCCCGTGAGTATGACTGAGACCTGCGGTCCCATGCAGCATCAAGAGCCACAGCACCAAAGCCCGGAGAGAG ATTTTCTGATCTGCTATCGGGGCCTCACCATCCAGGCGAGGGAGAACTTGAGCCAAGTACCCACTGAATGGACCGCAGCTACCACGGAGACTTGTGAGGCTGGGCAGGTGTGCCAGGAGACGCTGCTGCTGGTAGATGTAG GACTCACATCAACCCTGGTGGGGAGCAAACGCTGCAGCACTGCTGGGGCTAAGGATTCCCAGAAGACCTCCATCCACTCACGCCGTCCTGGGGTGCTCGTGGCCTCCTATTCCCACTTCTGCACCTCCAACCTGTGCAATGGAGCCGACAGCAGCAGCGTCCTGCTGAACTCTCTCCCTCCTCAAG CTGCCCCTGTCCCAGGAGACCGGCAGTGTCCTACCTGTGTACAGTCCTTGGGAACCTGCTCATCTCACTCCCCCAAAATGACCTGCCCTAGGGGCGCTGATCATTGTTACGATGGGTACATTCGTCTCTCAGGAG GTGGGTTGACCACTACAATGAGCATTCAGGGCTGTGTGGCCCAACCTTTCGGCTCCTTGTTGAACCACATCAGGCAAATCGGGGTCTTCTCTGTGCGTGAGAAGATCGATGAGCAGTTTCCTATCAATAAGCCCCAGGAAGGTGGGGCGGGGGCCCTGGAGTCTCTCAcatgggggctggggctggcactGGCCCTGGCGCTGTGGTGGGGGACGCTTTGTCCTTCCTGCTAA